The genomic segment TCTGTCTCAGGGCAGGCAATTCCAGATGGATGGTATTGATGCGATAGAGCAGATCCTCTCTGAATTCGCCATCGTTTACCATCTGCTGCAGGTTGCGGTTGGTGGCGCAAACCAGTCGTACGTTGATGGGAATCTGCTTACTTCCGCCCACTCTTACGATGCTTCTGCGTTGCAGGGCGGTAAGGAGTTTTGCCTGAAGACTGTAGGATAAGTTTCCTATCTCATCCAGGAAGATGGTACTGCCGTCGGCAAGCTCAAACTTGCCCGGTTTATCCACCTTGGCATCGGTAAAAGCACCCTTCACATGACCGAAGAGTTCGCTCTCGAAAAGGGTTTCCGTGATGGCTCCCATATCCACAGGCAGCATTTTCTTTCCACATCTTGTGGATAAACGATGTATCTCGTTGGCTAACACCTCTTTACCCGTTCCGTTTTCGCCCGTAATGAGGATGTTTGCATCGGTTGTAGCAACCTTTTCCACAATACTTCTCAAATTGTTCATAACTTCGCTATCTCCCCAATACATAGCGCTTTGCGCATCTTTTCCACCAGGTTTTCCACCTTTCCTGTTGATAACGTTATCCACAGCCCTATTCTTATCCCTAGCCTCTACCAGCGTACGTATCATCTTCTCGTTTTCAAAAGGTTTCACGATGAAGTCGGCGGCACCTTCCTTGATGCCTGTTACGGCAAGTTGGATGTCGGCATAGGCGGTAAAGAGTACCACCTCGGTTTTCGGGCTGAGGCTCTTGATTTCCCTGAGCCAGTACAGTCCCTCGTTTCCCGAATTGATTCCGCTGGAGAAGTTCATGTCGAGCAGCACCACGTCGGGATGCTCCTCTCTCAGTTTGGCTGGGATGGAGTTAGGGTTGGCGATGGTGATGATGTCATCGAATATGGGTTCCAGCAGCATCCTTACCGTAGTAAGAATGTTGCGGTTGTCATCAACAATCAATATCGTTCCTTGTTTCTTAATCATGGTGCAAAGTTACGAAATATCATGGAAAAGTGGTAATGTTTGTCTAATAATTAGACGAAAAAATGCCGATAATGGTACCAAAAGTTGCTTTTCCGGCAGCTTTTGGCATCCTTATCGGCACTTGTTTATTCAAAATTCTGATTCCTGATGAGGAATTGCTTATCCTAAAAGGGGAATTACTTATTCCAAAAGGGGAGTTACAGCTCTATCGGAACCACTATCTTTATGCTGAAGTTGCGGCCCATATTGTAAACGCCTCTTCTGCCTGTAACCTGGTTTACGTCAAGATACTTCAGACGGCTCAGGTGGTTCTGGTAAGCACGGTTGGTAAGGTTCTCGCCCGAAAGATAGAGCGAGAGAAGGCGCTTGCCATGGAGCTTCACGTCGGTACCGGCATACATATTTAATAAGGTATACGATGGCGTAGCGGTCTCCGTATCGTTGGCTGCGAAATAATGGTTCTGGCGGAGATTGCAATCCATCTGTAGCTTTACGAAAAGATGGTCGAAAGTCTTGCCGTCGCAGACAAACTCATACCTTACATCCGAAACCCAGCGAGGGGCTGGGGTGAATGGCAGATACTTTGATTCGGATGGCTGATGCAACTGAACCGAGTTGACATACGAGAAGGTGTTGCCGATATGCAGATGCTCCACAGGGTGGATGTCGATGCTCGCCTCACCACCCAGAATGCGGGCGTCGCCCGAAGTAAACTGATAGGCTGGCGTGTCGTCGATGAGGACAGGCTGATTCTTCTCATCTGCCAACTTCTCGCTATAGATGTAATGGTTGATGCGATTGGCAAACAGCGAGAGCTCTGCCGAAATGATAGGCGAAGAATAATCCAGACCAAGGTCGAATTGCCAGCTGTTCTCAGGCTTCAGACCGGTATTTCCCAATTCGTATCGCTGTGTTCCTTCGTGCACACCATTCGATGATAATTCGCTGATGTTTGGAGCACGGAATCCTCTTGCCAGGTTCAGCTTCAGATTGAAATCGGGCAGGATTTCATAAGCCAATCCGATGCTTCCAGTCACTCCCTCAAAGTTGCGCTTAAAGGCTTGAAAGCGGAATGAATCATTCGATTCAGAACGATGCGATTCTGCATCATCCTCTTCTCTCAAAGCCTCGCTGTGCAGATGGCGATGATCGTATCTGATGCCGCCGCTCAGGTTCAGTTTGCCTATCTCCTTGCTCACCGTGGCAAATACACCATAATCGAAGAGATGATAGGCTGGAATCAGAAATTCAGAACCTTTATTAATCGACTGCTGCCACATGCCGTTGATGCCCGTAGAGAACTTCCATCCATTCATTTCCGGCGAGAGATAATGCAGGTCGTAATTCATGGTATGGAGCATGAAATCGAGTCCGCATTCCTTCGGATTCTCTTCCTCCTCAAACTCCTGACGGCGGTTCTGCTGATAACCCAGGAGGAACTTCAGATTGCCGTCGCCCAGGAACCAGGAATTATCAAGTACAGCCTTGTAATGATGAATCTGCTGATAAGGCATCGGCTTGCCGTAACTCTTGGCATCGTAGCCTTCCGGAATTTCCAGTTCGCCCGTTTTCTCATCTCTTTCTCCCTCTACGATGCCTGGAGTGAGATGATAATAATCGAGTGTGAGATGCGAATGCCCCTGGCGGTAGTTCCAGCCTAGAAGCTGCGAGAATGCCTGCTCTCTGAGTGATGAACCGAATACATAACCATCGTATTTATTCTTGTAGGCATGCGCCATCTTTCCGCTGTAGCGGGTGTTCCATACAAATCCGCCCTGGTTGCCGGCAAAGTTGAACGAATAATCAAAAAGTCCGTTGTTGGTTTGATAACCCGTTGAGAAATTTGCTCTCATGTCGCCCTTTGCAAGGGTAGGAGCGGAATGGAAGATAAGGACGCCAGCCATCGCATCTGATCCATACATGAGACTTGCCGGGCCTTTCAGAATCTCTACAGAATGAACCGAAGCGGGGTCGATTTCTATTCCGTGCTCATCGCCCCATTGCTGTCCTTCCTGTCTGACTCCATCGTTTACCACTACCACGCGGTTATAGCCCAGGCCACGAATCACGGGCTTTGAAATTCCGCTTCCCGTGGTAATCTGCGAAACGCCTGGCTGGTGGGCGATGGCGTCGATGATGTTGGTAGAAGGTTGCATTTCGAGCTGTTTGGCAGAAACGAAGGAGACTGGCGCAGGCGATTGCTTCAGTTTTTGGCTGCCCGTCAAGCCTGTTACCACCACTTCGTTCAGTTTCACGCTCGATTCCGTCAGCGGCTGGTGTCTGGTAGAATCGTTTGTCTCTTCTTCATGAATGTTTGCGTCCTTCTTATCATGATTTGCTCTGTTTATAGCCATAGCAGGGGCTGTTGCCGATGAGTACAGACTCATCAGCAATATTGCTTTCAATATTGTTCTCATTATGTTATTTATTACCTTATTCTGTTAATATTCAATTATTTATAAAAACAAAGAATAAGGTGGAGCACGGGTAGATTTTGTCCCCTTCGCCCTGCACAAGCAAGGAGAACAGAAGGCACGGCGAGGGGAGAGATGGAGCACGGCGATGGCAACCCAAACCACGAGGGATGGAGCCAGATAAGGAGTGCTTTGCAATTGGCAAAGCACACAGTCGTGCATGGTATGCTGCAGGGCTATCAGATGCCCGTCGTGATGAACATGATGGGCACAATCGGCACAATAGAAATCAGTATGAGTTCCCTGCGCTTCACCATGATGGTGAAACGTAATGGCAAGCAGCATCGGCAGGTAAACCAATAGCAGCAGCCAGGAAATTCTGATTCTCTTATGCGTCATCCTCTGCATTTATCTACAGTCTATGATGATATTTCAAATAATTTGCTTGTCTATACAGAAATATTTTAAAGTGGGCTCTGTTGTTAATATGTAGATACCTACACTCGGTTGCAAAGATACAAACTTTCCTTCTAAAAAGGAAAGAAATTGGCAATTATTTCCTTTTGAAAA from the Segatella copri genome contains:
- a CDS encoding TonB-dependent receptor codes for the protein MRTILKAILLMSLYSSATAPAMAINRANHDKKDANIHEEETNDSTRHQPLTESSVKLNEVVVTGLTGSQKLKQSPAPVSFVSAKQLEMQPSTNIIDAIAHQPGVSQITTGSGISKPVIRGLGYNRVVVVNDGVRQEGQQWGDEHGIEIDPASVHSVEILKGPASLMYGSDAMAGVLIFHSAPTLAKGDMRANFSTGYQTNNGLFDYSFNFAGNQGGFVWNTRYSGKMAHAYKNKYDGYVFGSSLREQAFSQLLGWNYRQGHSHLTLDYYHLTPGIVEGERDEKTGELEIPEGYDAKSYGKPMPYQQIHHYKAVLDNSWFLGDGNLKFLLGYQQNRRQEFEEEENPKECGLDFMLHTMNYDLHYLSPEMNGWKFSTGINGMWQQSINKGSEFLIPAYHLFDYGVFATVSKEIGKLNLSGGIRYDHRHLHSEALREEDDAESHRSESNDSFRFQAFKRNFEGVTGSIGLAYEILPDFNLKLNLARGFRAPNISELSSNGVHEGTQRYELGNTGLKPENSWQFDLGLDYSSPIISAELSLFANRINHYIYSEKLADEKNQPVLIDDTPAYQFTSGDARILGGEASIDIHPVEHLHIGNTFSYVNSVQLHQPSESKYLPFTPAPRWVSDVRYEFVCDGKTFDHLFVKLQMDCNLRQNHYFAANDTETATPSYTLLNMYAGTDVKLHGKRLLSLYLSGENLTNRAYQNHLSRLKYLDVNQVTGRRGVYNMGRNFSIKIVVPIEL
- a CDS encoding sigma-54-dependent transcriptional regulator, with translation MIKKQGTILIVDDNRNILTTVRMLLEPIFDDIITIANPNSIPAKLREEHPDVVLLDMNFSSGINSGNEGLYWLREIKSLSPKTEVVLFTAYADIQLAVTGIKEGAADFIVKPFENEKMIRTLVEARDKNRAVDNVINRKGGKPGGKDAQSAMYWGDSEVMNNLRSIVEKVATTDANILITGENGTGKEVLANEIHRLSTRCGKKMLPVDMGAITETLFESELFGHVKGAFTDAKVDKPGKFELADGSTIFLDEIGNLSYSLQAKLLTALQRRSIVRVGGSKQIPINVRLVCATNRNLQQMVNDGEFREDLLYRINTIHLELPALRQRKSDIVPLAERFLHQYGDLYNKVNLRLSEEAEKKLTSLPWYGNIRELQHAIEKAVILSDGGMISAEDIDGGNQQKREKPLEEVQTLDEMESRMIEKTIRECEGNLSVVAARLGISRQTLYNKIKRYGI